The window GGTGGCCACCGCGGCGGCCGCGCCCACGATGGCCATGCCCGTGCGATCGATGCGGAAGCCCGGCACCCGGCCCAGGGCGAGGCCGAGGTAGGTCATGAGGAAGATGGCGAGCGCGAGGGCCCGCGCGACGGTCACGAGCGACGTCGGGCCAGCGCGCCCAGCCCGTCGTACGCCGCGTACTTGTAGGCCTCTCCGAGGCTCGGGTAGTTGAAGACGGCCTCGATGAAAGCGTCGATGCTACCCTGGGCCTGCAGCACCATCACCCCCACGTGGATCAGCTCGGCGGCGTCCTCGCCCACGATGTGCACGCCCAGCAGCCGGCGGTCGCGCGGGTCGAAGACGAGCTTCACCTGGCCGGCGAGGTCGCCCACGATCTGGCCCCGCGCGTTGCCGCGATACTCCGCCCGCCCCACGCAGTAGGGGCGCCCGCTCTCGCGACAGCTCTCCTCGGTCTCGCCCACCATCGACACCTCCGGGATGCTGTAGACGGTGAGGGGGAGCACGCGCGAGACCGCCGTCTTGTAGGCGAAGCCGAAGGCGTGGCAGATCGCCACCCGGCCCTGCTCCATGGAAGTCGCGGCCAGCCCGGGGAAGCCGATCACGTCGCCCGCCGCGTAGATGTGCGGGACCCGCGTCTGGAAGTGCTCGTTGACCTTGACGTGCCCGCGGTCGTCGACGGCGATGCCCAGGCCCTCGAGGCCGAGCCCGGCGGTGTTGCCGAGCCGACCCGCCGCCACGAGCACCGCATCCACCTCCAGCGTGGTGCCGCTCTTGAGGTCGAGGCGCACCGCGTCCGGCTCGGTCCGCGCCGCCGTCACCCCGTCGCCCAGCGCGAAACGGACGCCGAGCAG is drawn from Candidatus Methylomirabilota bacterium and contains these coding sequences:
- the sthA gene encoding Si-specific NAD(P)(+) transhydrogenase: MSEPRAYDLIVIGSGPAGEKAAAQAAYFGKHVALVERARYLGGAGVNTGTVPSKTLRETALYYSGIRQRGLYGVDYQLGDDLTIGHFMHREREVVDSLRGAVERNVARHGIDLIRGTGRFEDVHTVVVSGAPAGEIRLRAPVILIATGSVPNRGTDLPTEDPRFYDSDSILTMNRLPRRLAVVGAGVIGCEYACIFAVLGIAVQMIDGRPRLLGFLDAETADRLRLQMELLGVRFALGDGVTAARTEPDAVRLDLKSGTTLEVDAVLVAAGRLGNTAGLGLEGLGIAVDDRGHVKVNEHFQTRVPHIYAAGDVIGFPGLAATSMEQGRVAICHAFGFAYKTAVSRVLPLTVYSIPEVSMVGETEESCRESGRPYCVGRAEYRGNARGQIVGDLAGQVKLVFDPRDRRLLGVHIVGEDAAELIHVGVMVLQAQGSIDAFIEAVFNYPSLGEAYKYAAYDGLGALARRRS